The bacterium DNA segment GGACCGATCGCGAGCGCGTGATGGTGGCCATCGGCTCCGGGGTCGGGGGCGTCGAGACGCTTTTCGCCAACCAGCGGATCCTCGAGACCAGGGGCGCCCGAAGGGTCTCGCCCTTCGTCGTGCCGTACTCGATCGTGAACATGCCGAGCGGACTGGTCGGCGTGCACTACGGACTCGGCGGTCCGAATCTGTCGCACTCGACCGCGTGCGCGACGAGCAGCCACGCGATCGGTGAATCCGCGGAGGCGATCGCGCGCGGGGCAGCCGACGTCGCCCTGGCGGGCGGTGCGGAAGCGCCGATCGTGCCGCTCTCGATCGCGGGCTTCGCTGCGATGCGCGCGCTCTCCCCGAACCCGGACGCCGCTCGGGCCAGTCGCCCCTTCGATGCGGATCGTGACGGGTTCGTGTTGGGGGAGGGCGCAGCCGTGCTCGTGCTCGAGGCCGAGGAGCACGCGCTCGCGCGGGGTGCCGAGATCCTCGCGGTCGTCGAGGGCTACGGGGCCTCCGCGGACGGCTACCACCTGAGTGCCCCCGACGAGGAGGGGCGCGGTGCCGTGCGCGCGATGCGGAGCGCTCTCGAACGGGCGGGACTCGAACCGGCCTCGATCGATGCGATCAACGCCCACGCGACGGCGACGCCGGCCGGGGATCCGGTCGAGGCGCTGGCACTGCGGACCGTCTTCGGCCCGACGCCGCCGCCGGTCTCGGCGACGAAGTCGACGACGGGCCACCTGCTCGGCGCAGCGGGGGCGCTCGAAGCGATCCTCTCCATCCGGGCGATTCGCGAACAGTGCCTGCCGCCGACCGCGAATCTCGACCGCGTCGCGGACGGCTGCGAGCTCGACCACGTCGTGGGCAAGGCCCGCCCGGCGCGAGTACGGCGGGTCCTGTCGAATTCCTTCGGGTTCGGCGGGACCAACGGTTGCCTGATCCTTGCCGATCCGAACGCCGGAACTGCCTGAAATCCCTGATTTCCTTCGGTTTCGCCGCTATTGTCCGGCTGGATCCGCGCCCCCCCAGACGCCCCGTTTTGTCGCTCCTCCCTTCTTCGCGCGCCGAGCGCCGGCTGGCCCGGATCGGCGTCCGCGAAGACCAGCGTAAGGGTTTCGAAATGTCGCAGTCCGTCACCCCCCATCTCGACCAGACCGATCCCGACGTCGCCCGGTTCGTGCGTCGCGAGGGCCGCCGTCAGGGTCTCTCGATCGAGCTGATCGCGAGCGAGAACTTCGTCTCCGAGGCCGTCCTCGAAGCGGTCGGCTCGGTTCTCACGAACAAGTACGCCGAGGGGTATCCCGGCCGTCGCTACTACGGCGGGTGTGAAGAGGTCGACGAGATCGAGGAGATCGCGATCGAGCGCGCGAAGGAGCTCTTCGGCGCCGACCACGCGAACGTCCAGCCCCACTCGGGCAGCCAGGCCAACGCGGCGGTCTACGAGGCCGTCCTGAATCGCGGCGATACCGTGCTGGCGATGAACCTCGATCATGGCGGCCACCTGACCCACGGCAGCCCCGTGAACTTCTCCGGCAAGCACTTCACGATCGTGCCCTACGGCGTCTCCGAAGCCGACGAGCGGATCGACTATGACCAGGTTCGCGAGCTCGCGCTCAAGAATTCTCCGCAGATGATCCAGTGCGGTGCCACCGCCTACTCACGAACCATCGACTTCGATGCGTTCCGCTCGATCGCCGACGAGGTGGGCGCGGTGCTCTTCGCGGACATCGCGCACATCGCAGGCCTCGTCGCCGCGGGCGTCCACCCGACGCCGGTCGGCAAAGCGCACATCGTCACGACCACGACCCACAAGACCCTGCGAGGTCCGCGCGGTGGCCTGATCCTCTGCGACGAGGACTGGAAGAAGAAGCTGAACAGCGCGGTCTTCCCGGGACTCCAGGGCGGCCCGCTCATGCACGTGGTCGCGGGCAAGGCGGTCGCGTTCAAGGAAGCACTGTCGCCCGACTTCCGCGCCTATGCGGAGCAGATCGTCGCGAACTCGAAGGCGCTCTCGGACGCGGTCCTCGGCCGCGACTTCAAGGTCGTCTCGGGCGGAACCGACAACCACCTCTTCCTGCTCTCGCTGGTCGGACGCGAGGTCACGGGCAAGGCGGCGCAGATCGCCCTCGACGAGGCCGGGATCACGGCCAACAAGAACATGATCCCCTTCGATCCACGCAAGCCGGCGATCACGTCGGGGGTCCGGATCGGCACCCCTGCGGTCACGACCCGCGGCATGCGCGAGGGCGAGATGATCCAGATCGGAGCGTTCCTGGCGCGTGTCCTCGAGGACCACGAGAACTCGGAGCTGCTCTCGACCGTGCGCGACGAGGTCGCGGATCTCTGTCGCCAGTTCCCGCTCTACCCGGCGCGCTGGAACGAGACGGACTAACCCCCTATCGAGGGAAGGCGGGCCGACCCGTGCAGTGCCCCTTCTGCGGAGACGACGGGAATCGGGTGATCGACTCGCGCCTCGCGCGGGACGGCTCCGAGATTCGTCGGCGTCGCGAGTGCGACGAGTGCGGTCGACGCTTCACGACCCGCGAGCGGATCGAGGAGATCCTGCCGCGCGTGATCAAGCGCGACGAGCGGCGAGAAGAATACGATCGCCACAAGCTCCTGCGCGGTGTCGAGCATGCCTGCGTGAAGCGACCGGTCTCGACCGAGGCGGTCGAGCGCCTGATCGAGCGCGTCGAACGCTCGCTCCAGGAGAGCGGTGAACGCGAGGTGACGAGCGAGCACATCGGTCGGCGCGTCCTCGACGAGCTCTCCGCCATCGACGTCCTGGCCGCCGTCCGTTGGGCCTCGGTCTTCCACAACTTCTCGAGTCCCCGGGACTACGAGGCCTTCTTCGAGGAGATCGAGGCGGACAAGGGAGAAGGGGGCCAGGGCGGCGCGAGCGCCGCCGACCGCGCACTCCGGGACGGTCGGTGAGTCCGGCGCGATCCTCGAACGAGCGTGCCGCCCAGCGGGACGAACGGATGCTGCGGGCCGCGTTGGCGTCGGCGCGCCGCGGGGACGGACGCGTCTTCCCGAACCCGAGCGTCGGCGCCGTGATCTATCGAGGCGACCGGATCCTGGGGCGCGGGACGACCGAGCCGCCGCCGGGGAAGCACGCGGAGATCGTCGCCCTCGAAGCCGTTCGGCGACGTCACGGCGAGCGTGCGCTGCGCGGGGCCTCGATCGCGACGACGCTCGAGCCCTGCAGCTTCACGGGGCGAACGGGTCCCTGCGCCGATGCGATCGTCGCTGCGAAGCTCGGTCGGGTCGTCTCCGGCTGCCGTGATCCGCATCCGCGGGTCGGCGGGCGGGGGTTCCGCAAGCTGCGCGCGGCGGGCATCGAGGTCGTGACCGGCCTCCTCGAAGAGGCGTGCCGCTACCAGCACCGCGGCTTCCTCTCGGCCATCGAACGCGGCCGCCCGTGGATCACCCTCAAGCTCGCGACGACCCTCGACGGGCGGATCGCGACGGCGAGCGGCGAATCCCGCTGGATCACCGGCCCCGAGAGCCGCGCCTTCGTGCATCGCCTGCGCGATGCCTCCGATGCCGTCATGGTCGGGTCCGAGACGGCCCTCGCGGACGACCCGCACCTCGACGTGCGCCGGGGCACGAAGTCGCTCCGGACGCCGATCCGCGTCCTGCTCGACGGCCGACTCCGGGTGCCCCTCGAGGCGAAGCTGCTGTCGGACCGGGATGCATCCCGGACCTGGGTCGTGTGCGGCGAGCGGGCGCGTGGTCTCGCCGCGGTCCGCGACGCGGCGGGGCGGGTCCTGCCGATCCGGCGGAGCGGGACAGGGCACGTGGATCTCACGCGGGCGATGTCGACCCTCGCGAAGGAAGGCCTCACGACCGTCCTCGTCGAAGGCGGGGGCGGCCTGGCGGCCGCGCTCCTGCGGGCAGGCCTCGTCGACGAGGTACACTGGATGCTCGCGCCGAAGCTGATCGGCAGCGACGGTCGTCCGGGGCTCGGGCGGCTCGAGCTGCGTCGGCTCAGGGACGCAGTCGCGCTCTCGCCCGAACGGGTGACCCGGCGCGGTGAGGATCTACACGTGCACGCGCTGCTCGCGAAGGGCGGACGCGGGCGAAATCGGAAGGGGACCAGGGGATGAAGGTCGTCGAGCCTTCGATCGATGCGGCGGGTCTGCGGATCGCGTTCGTGGTGTCCCGTTTCAATCACCTGATCTCGATCCGGTTGATCGACGGCGCCCGCGATGCGCTCCTCGAACACGGCGCGCGCGACGCGGACCTGGTCCTCCACTGGGTCGCCGGTGCCTTCGAGATCCCGCAGGCCGCGCGCCGGCTCGCAGAGACCGGGGATTACGACGCGATCGTGACCCTCGGGTCGGTGATCCGGGGAGGCACCCCCCACTTCGACTACGTCTGTGAGGGCGTGACCGACGGGCTGCGGGCGCTGATGCAGCAGAGCGACGTCCCGGTCGGCTTCGGCGTGCTCACGACCGACACCATCGATCAGGCCCTCGCTCGCGCCGGAGGAAGCGACGGCAACAAGGGGGGCGAGGTGGCCCTCGCCGCCGTGGAGCAGGCGCGGCTGATGCAGGCGATCGCCGCGGGAGCGTCGGCATGACCGACGCGGAAGCCAGCGGCGGACGGCACGCGGGCCGCGAGGTCGCGCTCCAGGTGCTCTACGCGATCGATCTCGGGGAGACCGGACCGCGGGATGCCGCCCATGCCCGGGCCGTGAAGGCGGCGGAGGACGCGGCGAGGCCGCCGAGCGCGCCGAGGGCGATGCGACCGGCGCCGCGAAAGACGGCGACGGCGGTCGAGGTCGATGCCGAAGCGGTCGGGACGGGTTCGGTCGGCGACGTCGACCCGCTCGACGCGAGCGGGGAGGCCTTCGATCGGATCGTCGAGCATTTCGACGTGCCGAAGAGCGCGAGGGAGTTCGCGCGGGGACTGGTCGCCGGCGTCGTGTCCCGGGCCGCGGAGCTCGATGCGCTCGTCGGTCAGCATGCCCGCAACTGGCGCGTCGAACGGATGGCCGCCGTCGATCGCAACGTGCTCCGGCTCGGCGCGTTCGAGCTGCGCGAGACCGAGACGCCGGTTCCGGTCGTGATCGACGAAGCCGTCGATCTCGCCCGCCGCTTCGGGAGCGACACGTCGCCCGCCTTCGTGAACGGCGTGCTCGATGCGATCGCGCGGGAGCTGCGCGCCGCATGAGTGAGGTCACCGGATCCGTCGACGTCGTCTTCACGGCGCTCCCGCTCGAGCGGGTCGAGAGCGACGTCGCCGTCGCGGGCTTCTTCACCGACGAGCGTCCGCTGCGCGGGGGGGCGGCCCGCGCCGACTGGCGCCTCTGTGGTGGACTCTCGCGGCGGATCGAGAGCGGCGATCTCTCGGGGAAGAGCGGCGAAGCGATGCTGATCGCCTGTGGGCGCGCGCTCTTCGCGCCCCGGCTCATGCTACTCGGTCTCGGCGAGCGTGGGAGCTACGACCGGCTCCGCGTGAGCGACGAGTTCCGGAGCGCCCTCGAGCGCTGTCGCAAGCTCCGGGTGCCCCGAGTCGCGCTCTCGCCGCTCGGGATCGCGCCCGACGACGTGCCGCGTCACGCCGCCGCCGTCGTCGCCGGGATCATCGGCGCCTGGTCGAAGGTGCCGGATCCGATGACGCTCACGCTCTGCGTACCGCGATCCGAAGTCGCCGGCGTCTATCGCGCCTTCGAGAGCGCTCGCGACGCCGCGGGCGAGACCGGAATTCGGCTCGCCACGGACGATTCCAGTCTGGAAGCACGCTAGCGACGACCGCGCCTCGACCGCGCCAGGAAGAGGCAGGCGGCCGGCAACGTGCGCGCAGCGCCACGAAGAGGCAGGCGGCCGGCAACCTGCGCGCAGCGCCGGAGGAGGACCGCCGCGTCGACCGAGGTACGCGCCCCGACCCCGGCCGAGGTCGCTCGCGGGGCCGAGTCCGGGTCAAGTCCCACCCACGCCGGCCGATTCAGAGAGCGGACGAGCGGCGTGTTCGCGGAGCGGCCATCCCCTCGTCCGGGCGGCGGGGCGTGCGCGTCCCGCACGAGTCGACGGCGCGCGTCGCGCAGGGTGCAGGGGAAGTCATGAGTCTGGTCGGAAATCTCGAGGATCTGAGCCTCGGCGACATTCTGCAGATCATCAGCCTCTCCCAGAAGTCGGGTGTGCTCGCGCTCTCGAGCGATCTCGGGTCCGGTCGCATCGTCTTCCGCAACGGCATGGTCCAGGCGGCCTGCCTGAAGGGACACCCGAACGACCTGCGTGCGCTGCTCGTCGGCGAAGCGGTCATCGATCCCGCCGGCTACGACGCCGCCCTCGCACGCGCGCAGGAACAGGGCATCCCCGTCGAGGACGCCCTTTCCAGCGAAGCATCGATCACCCGCGAGGAGATCGACGCGCTGATCACGAAGGCCGCCGAGAACGCGATCCTCGAGATGTTCTCCTGGCCCTCCGGCGATTTCAGCTTCGACGTTCGCAACGAGCTGGATCCCGAGGATCCCCATCTGATCCTCCCGAACGGAATCAACGCGCAGTACCTGGCAATGGAAGGCCTGCGCATTCGCGACGAACGCGCCCGGGACGGCGGTGGCGAGACCGGCAGTGATCCCGAGGCAGACACGAATCCGAACATCGGGGCCGACCAGGATCCGCTCTTCGGTTCCGACATTCTCGAAGTCGACGAAGGGGGCGGTGAAGACACGCTGCCCGTGCTCGAGGTCGAACCCCTCGATCCCAACGCCCAGACGCTCGGTGGGGCGACGACTCCTGCGGACGTGCTCGTCGAGGGCATTCTGGCTCGTGCCGACGAGACGAGCGAGCTGAGCATCGACGAGATCGCGAAGGCGATGCCGCTGGACAGCGATCCGGTGGCGACGGCGGGGGCCGGCGCGGGGGGCGACGAATCCGTGCCCGGCGCGACGGCGGGTCCGGTCCCCGATCCCGAGCCCCGGGTCCCCGAAGACGAGGTCGAGACGCCGGTCGAGGCTCACGAAGACACGGCGCCGGCGTCCGTGCCCGGAGAGGCCCGGGAGAGCACGCCGGCCGCGCCGGCCCCCGGCGTTCCGGCCTCGGCGCCGGCCGCCAACGCGAGACGCATGCCCGTCGTGCTGATCGATCCGGACGTCACGGTCCTCGAGTGGGTGAAGACCGCGATCGAGGACGACTTCGCGCGCGTCCACATGTTCCAGAAGGCCGATCAGGGTCTGACACGCATCCGGCAGTATCTGATCCGGGGGACGACCCCGCTCGTGCTCGTCTCGCCGGAGACGCCGATCGATCCGCTGTCGGGCATCCACGGCCTCGCCGACTTCGTGAAGCGCCTCAAGTCCCAGTCACCGCGCATCGTCGTGATCGGTCTGCGCGAGGACGATGGCGTGGCGCCGGCGGCGATGCCGGGCGTGCTGAACGGCGTCTTGAGTCGGCCGCCGCGCCGGCTGCTCGCCGACACGCTCTCTCCGGAAAGCACCTCCGCGAGCCAGGGGCTCTCCCGCGCGCTGCTCGAGATCCTCGCCCAGCAGGTCGAGGGAAACGCGAAGGCCCCCAATTCGGCCGAGAGCCTGCGCGGGCTTCGGGATGCGACGGCGCAGCTCCAGGAGGCCTCGTCCCGCGGTGAGATCCTGCCCGTGGTCCTCGACTTCGCGGCCGAGATCTTCGCGCGCGTGGCGATCCTCGTCGTGCGCGACGACGAGGTCTTCGCGGTCGCGGGTCGCGGCTTCTCGAGCCTGGAGGTGGATCCGCTCGGCAGCGCCGAGCCGGTCACGATGCCGACGCCGGATACCGGCTGGCTGCGACGCGTGCTCGACGGGGGCAAGGCCCTCGTGGCCACGCCCGACGAGCCGTCCGATCATCTGCTCCTCGAGAAGCTCGGCGGCGAGGTGCCGCAGAGCGCCTACGTCGGGCCGATCGAGAGCGGCGACGCGGTGATCGCGATGCTCTACGCCGACCAGTCGACGAGCGACGCACCGATGCCGGACACCCACGGCCTCGAGGTCGTGCTGCACCATGCCGGCCTCGCGCTCGACCGGGCCGCCCTCGAGCGGGCGCTCTGGGAAGCCGACGCCGAGGCCCGCTGAGCCTCGCCGGCTCCCTCTCCGGCACTGGAATCGCCGGATTCGCAGGGGAAAGCCCTCGCTGCGGACGTTCCCGAAACCATCGCGTTTTCGCGGGATTTCGCGAATCCGGTGCGCGGGCGCGTTCTCAAGAGTGCGTCTCATTTGCCGATACGAGTAGGCAAATCCGTCCGCGCGTGGACCCGCGTCCGGGAGACGACTTTTGCAGCGAATTCTGATCGTAGAGGACTCGGCGACGATGCGATCGCTCCTGGCCTCGAGCCTCGAGGACCTTCCGGCCCCCACGAAGATCGTGGAGGCGGAGAGCGGTTTCGAAGCCCTGCGGTTCCTGCCGCGGGAGGACTTCGACCTCGTCGTCACCGACATCAACATGCCCGACATCAACGGGCTCGAGCTCGTGTCGTTCATCAAGAACAACGAGAAGTACGCCTCGATTCCGCTCGTCATCGTTTCGACGGAGGGCAGCGAGCGCGATCGCGAGAAGGGACTCGACCTCGGTGCCGACGCCTATCTCGTGAAGCCCTTCGATCCGGACGATCTGCGACGGGTCGTGATGGACCTGCTCGACACGAGCGGGAGCGAGGGGTAGCCCGACTTGGCCGCACGCCGTTCGAGCAAGCAGGGTGCGAAGGGGTCGCCCGCCGAAGGGAAGGCCACGACCGGCGCGCCGGAAGGCGCCGCCGGCGGTCCGGCCGCGTCGAACGAGAACCACGAGTTCGTCGCGGAGGCCGAAGAGATCCTCGAGCGCATGCTCGAGGACCTCGCCGAGCTCCATGATCAGCGACACGAGAGTGCGTCGGGTGAGGTCGATCCCGACCTCGTGAACCAGATCTTCCGCTCGGCCCACTCGCTGAAGGGCCTCGCAGGGATGTTCGGCCTCGACGCCATCAGCGAGCTCTCGCATCGCCTCGAAGACATTCTCGACGGACTGCGACTCGGCAAGGTCGCCTTCGACTCGCCGGCCGTCGACCTCCTCGACGATGGCGTATCGCTGCTCACCACGATGATGACGCGGCTCGAGCGGGGCGATGCGAACGGGGACGACGAGGTCGAGATGGCGCGCGGGTTCGTCGCGCAGATCGACGCCGC contains these protein-coding regions:
- the nrdR gene encoding transcriptional regulator NrdR; translated protein: MQCPFCGDDGNRVIDSRLARDGSEIRRRRECDECGRRFTTRERIEEILPRVIKRDERREEYDRHKLLRGVEHACVKRPVSTEAVERLIERVERSLQESGEREVTSEHIGRRVLDELSAIDVLAAVRWASVFHNFSSPRDYEAFFEEIEADKGEGGQGGASAADRALRDGR
- a CDS encoding response regulator, with the translated sequence MQRILIVEDSATMRSLLASSLEDLPAPTKIVEAESGFEALRFLPREDFDLVVTDINMPDINGLELVSFIKNNEKYASIPLVIVSTEGSERDREKGLDLGADAYLVKPFDPDDLRRVVMDLLDTSGSEG
- the fabF gene encoding beta-ketoacyl-ACP synthase II: MASSPAMPAAHRRVVVTGLGCITPIGPDVPSTWDGVARAESGAAPITRFDTSDLPVGIACEVKNEPPLADVSAKDARRLDRILRFALHAAQQAVADAAIDFDRTDRERVMVAIGSGVGGVETLFANQRILETRGARRVSPFVVPYSIVNMPSGLVGVHYGLGGPNLSHSTACATSSHAIGESAEAIARGAADVALAGGAEAPIVPLSIAGFAAMRALSPNPDAARASRPFDADRDGFVLGEGAAVLVLEAEEHALARGAEILAVVEGYGASADGYHLSAPDEEGRGAVRAMRSALERAGLEPASIDAINAHATATPAGDPVEALALRTVFGPTPPPVSATKSTTGHLLGAAGALEAILSIRAIREQCLPPTANLDRVADGCELDHVVGKARPARVRRVLSNSFGFGGTNGCLILADPNAGTA
- the ribH gene encoding 6,7-dimethyl-8-ribityllumazine synthase, yielding MKVVEPSIDAAGLRIAFVVSRFNHLISIRLIDGARDALLEHGARDADLVLHWVAGAFEIPQAARRLAETGDYDAIVTLGSVIRGGTPHFDYVCEGVTDGLRALMQQSDVPVGFGVLTTDTIDQALARAGGSDGNKGGEVALAAVEQARLMQAIAAGASA
- the ribD gene encoding bifunctional diaminohydroxyphosphoribosylaminopyrimidine deaminase/5-amino-6-(5-phosphoribosylamino)uracil reductase RibD; this translates as MSPARSSNERAAQRDERMLRAALASARRGDGRVFPNPSVGAVIYRGDRILGRGTTEPPPGKHAEIVALEAVRRRHGERALRGASIATTLEPCSFTGRTGPCADAIVAAKLGRVVSGCRDPHPRVGGRGFRKLRAAGIEVVTGLLEEACRYQHRGFLSAIERGRPWITLKLATTLDGRIATASGESRWITGPESRAFVHRLRDASDAVMVGSETALADDPHLDVRRGTKSLRTPIRVLLDGRLRVPLEAKLLSDRDASRTWVVCGERARGLAAVRDAAGRVLPIRRSGTGHVDLTRAMSTLAKEGLTTVLVEGGGGLAAALLRAGLVDEVHWMLAPKLIGSDGRPGLGRLELRRLRDAVALSPERVTRRGEDLHVHALLAKGGRGRNRKGTRG
- a CDS encoding DUF4388 domain-containing protein, with the protein product MSLVGNLEDLSLGDILQIISLSQKSGVLALSSDLGSGRIVFRNGMVQAACLKGHPNDLRALLVGEAVIDPAGYDAALARAQEQGIPVEDALSSEASITREEIDALITKAAENAILEMFSWPSGDFSFDVRNELDPEDPHLILPNGINAQYLAMEGLRIRDERARDGGGETGSDPEADTNPNIGADQDPLFGSDILEVDEGGGEDTLPVLEVEPLDPNAQTLGGATTPADVLVEGILARADETSELSIDEIAKAMPLDSDPVATAGAGAGGDESVPGATAGPVPDPEPRVPEDEVETPVEAHEDTAPASVPGEARESTPAAPAPGVPASAPAANARRMPVVLIDPDVTVLEWVKTAIEDDFARVHMFQKADQGLTRIRQYLIRGTTPLVLVSPETPIDPLSGIHGLADFVKRLKSQSPRIVVIGLREDDGVAPAAMPGVLNGVLSRPPRRLLADTLSPESTSASQGLSRALLEILAQQVEGNAKAPNSAESLRGLRDATAQLQEASSRGEILPVVLDFAAEIFARVAILVVRDDEVFAVAGRGFSSLEVDPLGSAEPVTMPTPDTGWLRRVLDGGKALVATPDEPSDHLLLEKLGGEVPQSAYVGPIESGDAVIAMLYADQSTSDAPMPDTHGLEVVLHHAGLALDRAALERALWEADAEAR
- the nusB gene encoding transcription antitermination factor NusB; the protein is MRPAPRKTATAVEVDAEAVGTGSVGDVDPLDASGEAFDRIVEHFDVPKSAREFARGLVAGVVSRAAELDALVGQHARNWRVERMAAVDRNVLRLGAFELRETETPVPVVIDEAVDLARRFGSDTSPAFVNGVLDAIARELRAA
- a CDS encoding serine hydroxymethyltransferase, which encodes MSQSVTPHLDQTDPDVARFVRREGRRQGLSIELIASENFVSEAVLEAVGSVLTNKYAEGYPGRRYYGGCEEVDEIEEIAIERAKELFGADHANVQPHSGSQANAAVYEAVLNRGDTVLAMNLDHGGHLTHGSPVNFSGKHFTIVPYGVSEADERIDYDQVRELALKNSPQMIQCGATAYSRTIDFDAFRSIADEVGAVLFADIAHIAGLVAAGVHPTPVGKAHIVTTTTHKTLRGPRGGLILCDEDWKKKLNSAVFPGLQGGPLMHVVAGKAVAFKEALSPDFRAYAEQIVANSKALSDAVLGRDFKVVSGGTDNHLFLLSLVGREVTGKAAQIALDEAGITANKNMIPFDPRKPAITSGVRIGTPAVTTRGMREGEMIQIGAFLARVLEDHENSELLSTVRDEVADLCRQFPLYPARWNETD